The window ACACTGCCTACTAAGGGGCCACCACAGCTGGGGAAGAATTTGGAAACTTGCTGCCATCTTATACTCACAATGATCAGGGAGAAGGAAGTGACCTTTTCGGCATTATTGACATACAGTTGACACAAGCAAGCTTACGTGCTTCAGATGTTCCATTTGCGAAGGTTTACCTATGTACACACCTGTGAAACCACTGCCCACGTCAGGATAAATGTATTTTTCCATCACCCCAAAGGTTCCTGATGCCCTTTGAGTCCTCCCTCTTCACTCTACCCCTAACCCTACAACCACAGGCGTGCTTTCTGTCCAGAGAgactagtttgcattttctaaaatgttatgtGAATGAAATCACACTGTGTGTATGCAGGAGATCTCCACTCAGGGTAACGGTCTTTGGAATCATCAGATTCTTGCCCCCTCATCTTCCGTTTTCTGAAAGCAATTGCAGAACATATGTGTGCTTTTGTTGActctttgttgcttttctgtttccTATTTCATTGGTTGCCACTCCTATCTTGTcatcatctcctttcttctgattaagtctggtttctttttttgcccctagTTTGAGAAACAATTGACTTaaatgttgtttttgtttaagaTGATCAtttactcttctctctctaattcCTGACGGTGAAAGCTGAGGTCGCTAATTTGAGATCTTCCTTTTCTAATGTAGGAGTTTGGTGCCACAAATTTCCCCCAAATAATATTCCCTTTAGCAGcatccaactcttttttttttttttttagcaagagagagagagacaggaagggagagaggtgagaaacatcaactcatacttttggccccttagttgtacattgagcttctcgtttatgctttgaccagggctgagctagtgaccctttgctcaagccagagaccttgggcttcaagccagcgagtataggatcatgttgatgatcccgtactcaggccagtgacctcaggatttcacacctgggtcctcagcatcccaggttgacacactatccactaagccaccgctggtcaggctcaGCATCCAACTTTACTatatgttgtcttttcattttcattcagtttaaagtagtttttaatttttgtttccattttttgctTTGGCCTACGagttgtataaaaaaaaaaaaagtatgctgaaaaataaataaataaaagtatactgattagttttcaaatatttggagATCTTCCAGAACTATCTTATTGATATCTAATTTAATTACATTGTGGTCACAGAAGATGGTTTGCATCCTGCTTGATGTAGTTTTCATCTCTAGAGGTtggattttggtttttaaaataatgtctccTATGCCTATAGTGAACTTTTTGAACATATGAATACAGTTATAACTGTATTAATATTCTTGTCTATTAATTCTAATATCTATGTCAACTTcaattaattgatttttctttccattctgtGTTGTGCTTTTCTATGATTCTTTGCAAGGCTTgtaatttttactgaatttaccCTGCTGTGTGCcgggtatatatttatatattttatttccaaaaatattcTTGAGTCTTTTCCGGAATACAGTTCAGTCGCCAGGAAGCAGCTTGATGTCTTGGGGTCCTCCTGCTAAGATTTGTTGGGCAGGACCAGGGCAGGCTCAGTCTGAGGCTGACGGTGCCCCTGACTGAGGCAAGACTCCTGATTACTGTCCCCAGTGCCCTCTGGTCTGGCCAGGAACAGGCCCCTTCCCAGCTTGTGTGGTGCAGGTCTTGTCCCCTCAGATCCCTGCCACTGTCACTGTCCTTCCTGTCTCAGGAGCACCTGCACAGACTGCGCCCATCCACGCTCTGCTGAGTGTGCAGCAGACTGAATGTTCTCCAGGGTTCTCTCCACATCATTCTCTCGTCTCTCCTGCTCTGTCCTGCAGACTCCAGCCGCTTTGGTCTGCTCAGACTGTCTGTCCCATTTCCTCAACTCACGTGCAGCCCGCTCCGCTGACCTGGACCCTATCCCTGATGCTGGACAGACAGTCTGAGCATGGCTCAGGGGTGAGCCCACCACTCACCAGGGCACTGGCTCCCTGATTCCACTGGACAAGGTCATAAGGACCCCTCCTCAGATTGTGTAGCCCCAGAGCTCGCTCCACTGGCCCAAACACCACAGAGCTTCCTGGGGCGCCAGAGAGCCCCGTGGCAtcaccctccttctccctccctagGGAACATACTGAACAGCTTCTGCCAGCAACCCCCCACCTCCATGTTTCGGTCAGTCCTGGGGGCCCTGACTCTCTCCACTGTGATGAAGTGCACCCCTGACAACAGCTGCTCCCTTCTGCTGCTAGTGCAAGCCTCCCTCACACTGCATGGTGAGAGAGGTGACACCCAGGAAGTAGGTGGTGGGCCCATGGCTCCTTTAACCCCACAACAATGGGGGGACCTGCTAACTGCACTtcccagagaggaggggaggaaggggtttTACCATTATGGTCCAACGAACCTGCCTGGCCCCTCCCTCTACCAGAGAATGTGCGGGGACTGGAGGCCTGCTCTATGAACCTGGACACCCAAGGGACACACTGTCACAGTATGCGGGTCCCCAGGGCCTCTCGCCGGCAGCAGGTGGGGCAGGAGGTGAGGCCAGAACTGCCAGTCCAGCCCCAAGCTTTTGCTAGGCAGCAACTGTCTCCTGACCTGCTCctgtctgccttcccctcccAGTCGCCTATCCACAGCCTGTCCTGGGGCTCTGCCACCCAAGGTCCAGGGAGTGGGTGCTACTCCACCTCTGCTCCCAGATCGTGGGTTCCAGTTGTTCTAGGTGGAGTTGGCCTGACCAGGGTGGGTGGGCAGAGGCCCCATGTCTACCTGCTTCACCCATGTATCTGCCCAGCTCCAGGTGATCTTTGACTGCTTTGAGGTGAGTGTGGCTCAGAGCCTCTATGTCACCCTGAAGACTGTCCCCCACTTCTGTGGGGTCCAGCTGGAACAGCAGTACCATgtagaaggtgagagcccagggGTGGGCCTGGGCACAGCTGCCATCTGGCCTTTAGGAACTGATGTGCATTGAAACTCacccagggcagggggcaggacCCATGCTGGACAGCTCCCAAGAATATCGTCTGGCTTAATTTGGTGTCACAGCCTCCCTGGAGAGGAGGGACTTCTGAAAGCCACAGGGATAGAGGTCCAGCTGGGGCACTGCCCCTCCAGGCAGAACAAGCTGAGTCCAACATTGCCTCTGTCATTTGCAGACTGCGGAGATGAGGATGTGGGAAGGAATATACCAGACTGCTTTGGTAAGCCCCCTTTGCAGGTAGGATCACGCCTACCTAAGACCCTTAGGTTGCTGTGCACACAACAGCCCTCCCACCAGGGTCTTCTTCCTGCCCCACTTAGGAAATCAAGATGGGTCCTCAGGTGAACTATTTCCAAATGCCAGGGTCTAACAGGGGCCATCACCTCAAGGCTCTCAGGACAGGTGGACCCATGAGTCTGGTACCTTTGGTCCCAACATGGCCTCCCTTGCCACCCCCTCTATAGCAGGGAAGCTGTCCTACTGGGTGGACCGCAGCCGCAAGGTCGTTCAGATACAGGTGCCAGAGGTCCCTGGGGGCCCAGACTACTACGTGCGGCTCTGCCTGAAGTGGTACACCTGTGAGGACGTGGGCGCACCTGTGCAGGtgagccccaggcctgagcctgGGACACAACTGCGCACCCCAGACCACGCCCACCCAGACCAAGCCTCACCCCAACACaagccccacccacccacacctgCCCCAAGTCCAAGACCCACCCAATGCCCCAcccttccagccccccccccctcacagtTTACTCACAGTCCCCTTGCTCTGGGCTCTCCCACTCCAGGCCCTGCACCCCGGGCAGCTTCTTAGCTCTTGGTTCCCATCTGTCTACTGCAGGTGACAGCGAACAGTGTCTCTGGGATGGTCTCTCTGCCTTATAGCCACGAGCTGCCGTGCCTGTGCCTTGAGGTTAGTGAGGGTGTGGCCTTGACTGCGAGGAGGAGACAAAGGGATGGGCAGGCCTTGCTCTGATCCCAGCCCTTCCCACAGAGCTGGTCTGCGACTCCAGATGCCTTGCGGACCCAGACTTGCCCCTTTGAAAATGGCAAGTGCCTTGTAGTGccagagtggggagagggagggaggggagaagggtgggatATGGGCGGGTCAGGAGTGTCCAGTAGGGTGGTGGCTGGCCTGGTCCAGTTAGAAGGGCTGAGGCATGGCAGCAGGCCTGCTCTAGATGACATGTAGTCAAAGGGTGTGCTGGGCAAGCCTCTCCAGGTGGTGGAAACTGTGTAGATTTGGGTATGCACATATGTGCGTGTGCTTGCAAGAGGGatgccctgccctctgctctgctcAGTGACCCTGAACACACTCAGGCCAGGCCAGAGGACTGCAGGAGGACTGCACCTGAGTCCCTGGCCCTGGTGCACCTGCCATGCAGGTGCTAGGTCCTATGGTCTACTGGCAGTGAAGGTAGGGCCCAGCTGACTCAAGCCCCGGGGCGGGGGAGGGTCCCTGCAGACACGGAGGCACTGTGGGAAGCCATCCGCTACCACCCAGGGAGCCAGGTGCTGAGCTGGGAGCCCGCCTGCCCCATGAGTGGCCACCTGAGTCTGtgctggcacccagatccagggGCTCACTGCCAGGAGCTGGAGCATTCCCACCGGCCCGTACATGGCAAGGTGAGTGCCTGCCAGACAGGGTTGGGGGTGAGCACAGATATCCAGGGCCCTGACCTGAGCCCCCCTCAGGTGCAGTACTCACTGGTGGACACCCAGCCTCATCTCTGCCTCAAGGTGAGTGGGATGGGTCGCAGCCTGCCACACAGCAGTTGGGGAGGGTGACTAGGAGGCAGGTGGGAGAACCAGAGGCATTGGGGCAGGGCGCCTGCAGTCTCACAGCCTCCATGCCTTGCTCAGCCCTTGGTCCAGCATCCCAGCAGCCTTTCTGTTAGTGGGTGGAGCTAAGGGCTGGAGGGTGAGGGCCATGCAGGAGCTGCACCCCGCCACACCCTGTTCCTCACCTCTCTACAGTTCTCCACCAGCCTGGGTTTCTGGGTGAGGTGCCCTTTCCTCCAGCCACGCTTCCCAGGTGAGTCGCCGGGCCCGCCAACATGGCCGTGGCCTCTGCAATGTGGACGCAGCAAAtacagggagacagaaagacagggagcTGGTCGCTAGGCAGGACGAGTGCAGTGGTGTGGGGGGGAGCTGGgcctcacccctccacccctgcagccTGGAAGATGACCATCCAGCCGGCACCTTCCTTGTCCCACCTCCGGGTCAGCTTCTTCTCGCCCAGCCCCGCCCGCTTCCAGGTGCGCCTGTGCCACCAAAAGAAGATGTGGCCCCTTGCCTGCCACCAAACACTCCAGGCCACCACCCTCTCTCCAGCCTCTGCGAGCCAGGTGGGTGGGCACCATCCTAGGGGGACAGCTGACCCCTTACTTtcctgcaggcctctctacctcccACCAGGCCAGGAGGGGCCCCAAGGCGGCCTGCAGGGAAAGTGCTTAGAGGGCTGACCCACGcaccacacacacatgtgcactaGGGACAGGGACATAGGGTAGCCTGATCTGACTCCCACTGCCTGTCCCCCCCCCACCAGGCTGACCTCACAGCGGACCCTGTCTTCGTGGACATTCCCCGGGACGAGGCCTGTGGGCCGGACACTTGCATCCAGGTGGTGCTGCcctgccagccccacccccagtcccaAATGGGGAGCTCCTGCCTCCCCAAGGTTTCCCTAGGGCCCTGCCTTGCTCTAGGGGCCTCTTCAGCCCTGCAGCCTCTCTGGTTGACCCTGTGGGGATGCAGGCAGGGTGTAGGGAAGGGCCACAGGCTGCACTGACCAAGCTGCCCCCTGTCTGCAGGGCTGGAGGACTGATGTGCACTTCTCGGCCCCCCAGCAGCTGTGTGCCGTACCATGCAGTGAGTGTCCCAGCCACAGGTGTGGGCGGCGGAGCCCTAAGGGGCTGCAGGAGGCTGAGGGTTGGACGCTGACCTTTGCTGGGAGCCTGGCCCCTGCTGTCCTTGTTTCCCACTGTCAGGGTGGTGTGGTGTGCACTACACAGGAGTTTGGGGATTGATGGGGGACACAGGGGACACCCACTCAGAGTCAGGTTAGGCTCTGAACTAAGGCAGAGGCAGGCCAGACAGAAGGCCGAGCCCTGGCTCCTCCCAACAGTCACTGACCCCTCTTCTGAGGGTCCATCACCCAAACCAGGGCTCTGCTTCCTACTGTCCAGGAGCTTGGGATGTCCCTCAGGTCCAGATTCCTGGGACCTCAGGCTTGGAAGGAGACAGAGGGAACCTTGCGGGTCCTAGGTGTATGGTGGTGTCCTCCGCCTGGGGATCCAGGAGGCCCTAGGATGTGAGTGGGGAACAGATACCCCCACCTGTAAGCCCTTCTGGCTGCCGAGTGGAGAACAGAGCAGATGCCAGGGAGGCACGGGGGCCACAAAGGGGAGAAGCTGGCCTCCAGGCATCCAGGGCCTCTCGGGACCTTCCCACTGCTGGCCAGCTCAGCAGATGGGAAGTTGTCTCAGAATGGCCTTGAGCCCAGCTGAGTCACAGCATTCCAGAGCAGCCCCTATCCTGCTCCCGGCCCTCCAGGAAATGCCCCAGGGCCTGCAGTGGGTCTCTCAGACCTCCATCATCCACTCCCCTCATCCCCTGGCAGAGTTTTTCAGCCAAGTCTGGGTCCCATTCCTTAGAAAATGTTACCTCCAGCAGATGAGAGATTACCCCAGGGGCCTGGTGTCTGGGCTGGGGCTCTTGGTCCAGGTGGACTCTTTCTGGAGACAGGACATGGGCACTGGCTCTCCAGGACTGGGCAGCTAAGAGAGGGCCTAGAGaggggggtgggctgggggagggtgtGCCCCCAAACAAGGTGGATTCTTGGCTGATTTAGCCagcccccatttctctctccccagCTGCCACCTGGGAGAAAGCTGACTGACTGAGGCCAGGAGTCTCATCAACAACAAGCACGTGCCAGGGCTGGACTGCTGGGGAGCAGTGGGGACCAACTCACATCTGGGCTCCCCAAGGCTTGACAGAGAAGGCCAGGCTCAGAATGTGGGGTGACCGCAGGCTGTGGGGTCCAGGCACAGCTCCCCAGAGGCCTGCCGCTCCATGGGGGCCTTGGGCTGGGCCAGAGGCTTCAGCTCAGACAAAAGGccttcacatgcaaaagaatgaagttgtactcttatccaagtgtccatcaagagatgagtgcagccctggccaggtagctcagttggtcagagcatcatcctgatatgccaaggttgcaggttccatctcaggtcagggcacatgcaagaagcaaccaatgaatatacaaccaagtgaaacaacaaatctatgtctctctctttctctctccattcctctctctataaaaatcaatcaatcaataaaaaaaagagatgagtggataaacaaaatgtggtatagacCTACAATGTATCATTAACTAAGCTAGGAAGGAATGAAGGTCTGATAGATGCTACAAAATTCAGTGAAGTCAGCCGGACGGAAGGCCCCATGGTGTATGACACCACCTGTGAGCCATGTAGAAAAGGCAGATTGAGGGGGGAGTGAGGTAGACTGGAGCTTGGcctgagggaagggaaaagggaaacttaTTGTTTCATGGGTACAGACATTTTGTTTGGAATGATAAAGTCCTGGAAATAGTTTTGATAATTTCACAACATTGTGATGTCACTGAACTGtgctaaaaatgattaaaatggatatttttatctcaagtatattttaccacaataaaaaatatatttattgaagaggacTTGACAGCAGCACAGTGTATCGCTCATAGGTCACCCTAAATTTACCTGGTTATTGGGGTGGCCATTGCATTCCCAGTTTCTCTTTAGTCAGAAGTACTATGAAATATTCTCAACTCTCCGTGACAAGGAGGTAGTTATAAGTTGGAGCCAGGCATCTAAATTAAAATTCCACCAAAaatagggagaaagagggagcaaTCTTTCttgtttacatttcaaagagaCTGTTCCAAGACTGTTAAGGAAGACTTTACTGGGCTGTAAAACTGGCAAGTATGAAGTTTACTTAGCTTTTCAAAAGGTTTGCATACATTTCAAAGGGACAGAAAGAATTTACATGTTTCTAAAGAAAATGTTGTATAAgaaaagggaggtggaggggagctCTCTTTCCATTTTAGCACCAAGGAAAGTTCAAATTTACCCATGCAACACCTAGAAGCAGAAGAAAGAGCCAGTGTAAAGACCCTGGGGTGAGCATCAAAGGGCTCATGTGagtagagggagaaagggaagggacaggaggtggaga is drawn from Saccopteryx leptura isolate mSacLep1 chromosome 1, mSacLep1_pri_phased_curated, whole genome shotgun sequence and contains these coding sequences:
- the IL17REL gene encoding interleukin-17 receptor E-like protein, coding for MLTGQAVALLSLTWSTYQSLAISRITECGLSCSQGFICKSRMNRNILNSFCQQPPTSMFRSVLGALTLSTVMKCTPDNSCSLLLLVQASLTLHENVRGLEACSMNLDTQGTHCHSMRVPRASRRQQVGQELQVIFDCFEVSVAQSLYVTLKTVPHFCGVQLEQQYHVEDCGDEDVGRNIPDCFAGKLSYWVDRSRKVVQIQVPEVPGGPDYYVRLCLKWYTCEDVGAPVQVTANSVSGMVSLPYSHELPCLCLESWSATPDALRTQTCPFENDTEALWEAIRYHPGSQVLSWEPACPMSGHLSLCWHPDPGAHCQELEHSHRPVHGKVQYSLVDTQPHLCLKFSTSLGFWVRCPFLQPRFPAWKMTIQPAPSLSHLRVSFFSPSPARFQVRLCHQKKMWPLACHQTLQATTLSPASASQADLTADPVFVDIPRDEACGPDTCIQGWRTDVHFSAPQQLCAVPCSSQCKCLSHH